The Gilliamella apicola genome window below encodes:
- the gap gene encoding type I glyceraldehyde-3-phosphate dehydrogenase, whose product MMTNVAINGFGRIGRSFIRALQESSNDIKVVAINDLGSIEQLAHLLKYDTAFGRFTKSIEVKKDYLVIDGHEIVVYQERYPENLPWAKHKIDVVLESTGKFNDGKKAQAHIKAGAKKVLISAPASNVDLTIVQGVNNHMYNRNEHHIISNASCTTNCLAPLVKVIHENFVIKSGFMTTIHAYTQDQNLQDGPHRDMRRARSAAQNIVPTSTGAAQSIGIVIPELNGKLDGGSIRVPVITGSMIDLTVELEKEVTAQLVNNTIKDAVRSEEMEGILVYTEDEIVSSDIIQNPASSIFDSKLTKVIDGKLLKVVSWYDNEWGFSNRLVDTILQMK is encoded by the coding sequence ATGATGACAAATGTAGCTATTAATGGTTTTGGTCGTATTGGACGAAGTTTTATACGTGCATTGCAAGAGAGTTCGAATGATATCAAAGTCGTTGCAATCAATGATTTAGGCTCAATTGAGCAACTAGCTCATCTTTTAAAATATGACACAGCTTTTGGACGTTTTACTAAAAGTATTGAAGTAAAAAAAGATTATTTAGTTATTGATGGTCACGAAATTGTTGTTTACCAAGAACGTTATCCTGAAAATCTTCCATGGGCTAAACATAAAATTGATGTTGTTCTTGAATCGACAGGTAAATTTAATGATGGAAAAAAAGCACAAGCACACATAAAAGCTGGGGCTAAAAAGGTTCTGATTTCCGCACCAGCCTCAAATGTTGATTTGACTATTGTACAAGGCGTGAATAACCATATGTACAATAGGAATGAACATCACATCATTTCAAATGCTTCATGTACTACAAATTGTTTAGCACCTTTAGTAAAAGTAATACATGAAAATTTTGTTATTAAATCAGGGTTTATGACTACTATTCATGCTTATACTCAAGATCAGAATCTTCAGGATGGTCCACATCGAGATATGAGGCGAGCACGTAGTGCAGCTCAAAATATCGTCCCGACGTCAACGGGTGCAGCACAATCAATTGGTATAGTTATACCTGAATTAAATGGAAAACTAGATGGTGGTTCGATACGAGTTCCAGTTATCACAGGCTCAATGATAGATTTGACAGTAGAACTAGAGAAAGAAGTGACAGCACAATTAGTAAATAATACTATTAAGGACGCTGTTAGATCCGAAGAAATGGAGGGTATTCTTGTTTACACCGAAGATGAAATTGTTTCATCTGATATTATTCAAAATCCAGCTTCTTCCATTTTTGACTCTAAACTGACTAAAGTTATAGATGGTAAATTACTCAAAGTTGTTAGTTGGTATGATAATGAATGGGGGTTTTCAAATCGTTTAGTGGATACAATATTGCAAATGAAATAA
- a CDS encoding TetR/AcrR family transcriptional regulator produces the protein MNTKRNSKEKLIKAMAVLLLEKGLANTSPNDILTRAEVGQGSLYHYFQGKEDLSLAAIKYNVEQLVNFNTLVLSSDKNAYDKLSDLLLKSRNIDRGCLVGQLARDRAIMENKGLAAEVNRGFESMKQTLESIIKVGISEGTISNILAPLEAVTLIMSTSQGAYIIAKGLQDDSYFYLAINTLLKIFTP, from the coding sequence ATGAATACAAAACGAAATTCAAAAGAAAAACTAATCAAAGCTATGGCTGTTCTCTTGTTAGAGAAAGGTCTAGCCAATACAAGCCCAAATGATATTTTGACTCGAGCAGAAGTTGGTCAAGGTAGCCTGTATCATTATTTTCAGGGTAAAGAAGATTTATCACTAGCAGCAATAAAATATAATGTAGAGCAATTAGTTAATTTCAATACGTTAGTTTTAAGTTCTGATAAAAATGCATATGATAAACTTTCAGATCTTTTATTAAAATCCCGTAATATTGATAGAGGGTGTTTAGTTGGTCAACTTGCTCGGGATAGAGCGATTATGGAAAATAAAGGTTTAGCTGCGGAAGTTAATCGTGGATTTGAGTCAATGAAACAAACTTTAGAAAGCATCATAAAAGTTGGGATTTCTGAAGGTACTATCTCTAATATTCTCGCTCCGTTAGAGGCCGTTACACTTATTATGTCTACTTCGCAAGGTGCTTATATTATAGCAAAAGGATTGCAAGATGATTCCTATTTCTACTTAGCTATTAATACACTATTGAAAATATTTACTCCATAA
- a CDS encoding LysR family transcriptional regulator yields MNIKQLKYFQILAKNQHYTYTSEYFSISQPSLSHAIAELEKEIGIKLFQKKGRNVELTKEGEQYLIYVNQALQSLNEGEQFIKELTSISHGHIRLAFVYSLSMGYIPKIIKAFTSLPEYKNISFSFYEDLSANIVQELKSKRYDIGLCSYLHDDPEIEFTRLAKQEIVFIISNENPLSKRKKLDLKDIANEPVILYTERSGMKGYLDNIINESGVKLTNVVSRVESENAMIGLVSINYGIGMMINVSVPEQANVSLIPMNKNRQKREIYVATVKNRPLMPVAQKFYRFLTQYCGDSFFNN; encoded by the coding sequence ATGAATATCAAACAACTTAAATACTTTCAGATACTCGCTAAAAATCAACACTACACTTATACTTCAGAATATTTTTCCATTAGTCAACCAAGTCTTAGTCATGCGATTGCAGAATTAGAGAAAGAGATTGGTATCAAATTATTTCAAAAAAAGGGACGTAATGTAGAACTAACTAAAGAAGGCGAACAGTATCTCATCTACGTTAATCAAGCATTACAATCACTAAATGAAGGTGAACAATTTATTAAAGAATTAACTAGCATATCGCATGGACATATTCGATTAGCTTTTGTTTATTCATTAAGTATGGGATATATACCAAAGATTATTAAAGCTTTTACTAGCTTACCTGAATATAAAAATATTTCATTTTCCTTTTATGAAGATTTGAGTGCAAATATTGTTCAAGAACTTAAAAGTAAACGTTATGATATCGGATTATGCTCTTATTTGCATGATGACCCAGAAATTGAATTCACTCGTTTAGCTAAGCAAGAAATTGTATTTATTATTTCTAATGAGAATCCATTATCTAAGCGAAAAAAACTGGACTTAAAAGATATAGCTAATGAACCGGTAATTTTATATACCGAACGTAGTGGAATGAAAGGTTATTTGGACAACATCATCAATGAATCAGGTGTTAAATTAACTAATGTTGTTAGTCGGGTTGAAAGTGAAAATGCAATGATTGGTTTAGTATCTATCAATTATGGTATTGGTATGATGATTAATGTATCCGTTCCAGAACAAGCCAATGTTTCATTAATACCGATGAATAAAAATCGCCAAAAACGAGAAATCTATGTGGCAACGGTTAAAAATAGACCGCTAATGCCTGTCGCTCAAAAATTTTATCGATTTTTAACCCAATATTGTGGAGATAGTTTTTTTAATAATTAA
- a CDS encoding aldo/keto reductase, giving the protein MASLIKKISLSNCVSIEQLGFGTFKIVDQQEANNAVMTALSNGYRSFDTAQLYNNEKVLGEAFVNSGVARQELFLTTKVSNLNQGYEQTLKSFEQSLKDLQTDYLDLFLVHWPLKNHFFDTWKAIEQLYENKMVRAIGVCNFHQSHFELLKTRANIKPMINQIEIHPYLVQKELIEYLNKEQIAIEAWSPLARGRVVEEPLLIDIGQKYQKSSSQVTLRWHVQKDLIVIPKSVNPLRIAENMQIFDFELTDTEMQQIDSLNEDFRTGPNPDNVYQKNGF; this is encoded by the coding sequence ATGGCATCTTTAATTAAAAAAATTAGCTTAAGCAATTGTGTATCAATCGAACAGTTAGGTTTCGGCACTTTTAAAATTGTTGATCAGCAAGAAGCTAATAACGCTGTCATGACAGCCTTAAGTAATGGTTATCGTTCATTTGATACTGCTCAGCTTTATAATAACGAAAAAGTACTTGGTGAAGCTTTTGTCAATTCAGGTGTTGCAAGGCAAGAACTATTTCTAACGACTAAAGTAAGTAACCTTAATCAAGGTTATGAGCAAACGTTAAAATCCTTTGAACAATCCTTAAAAGATTTACAAACGGATTATTTAGATCTTTTCCTAGTCCATTGGCCATTGAAAAATCACTTCTTTGATACATGGAAAGCCATTGAACAACTATATGAAAATAAAATGGTTCGCGCAATTGGCGTTTGTAACTTTCATCAATCCCATTTTGAATTGTTGAAAACTCGTGCAAATATCAAACCAATGATTAATCAAATTGAGATTCACCCTTATTTAGTACAAAAAGAATTAATAGAATATTTAAACAAAGAACAAATTGCGATCGAAGCTTGGAGTCCTCTGGCTCGTGGGCGTGTTGTTGAAGAACCATTATTGATAGATATTGGTCAAAAATATCAAAAATCATCTTCACAAGTAACCTTACGTTGGCATGTTCAAAAAGATCTTATTGTCATTCCTAAATCGGTTAATCCTCTACGTATCGCTGAAAATATGCAAATTTTTGATTTTGAATTAACCGACACCGAAATGCAGCAAATTGATAGTTTAAATGAAGATTTTAGAACTGGGCCAAACCCTGATAATGTTTATCAGAAAAATGGTTTTTAA